In Pectinophora gossypiella chromosome 1, ilPecGoss1.1, whole genome shotgun sequence, one genomic interval encodes:
- the LOC126368414 gene encoding phospholipase A2 group XV-like translates to MCGVRLFLLLALSFGILAHNSHGLSPVILIPGDGGSQLEAKLNKTSVIHYICAKTSADYFNIWLNLELLVPFVIDCWVDNLRLEYDNTTRTTRSPSGVDIRVPGWGTTEPVEWLDPSHDSSGAYFNTITDALVQMGYVRNHSIRGAPYDFRRAPNENGEFFVKLKSLVEEAYTQNNQSAVTLLVHSMGGSMALHFLRAQPQAWKDRYVRRLVSLSTPWGGAVKALKAFAIGDDLGSRVLRESVMRAEQVTCPSLAWLLPARALWKPSEVLVQTDKYNYTINDFQKLFIDMELPNAWEMRKDTERFSSDFSAPGVELHCLYGYNISTVERLVYKPGTWLDGYPALQAGDGDGTVNLRSLRACELWRMRTRGGRGGRGGRGRRRPPNGGKPVKALALRGAEHLRILHDARAVAYLRTLLAADTRSELVYTPPDTSRRALTGAACRPAGGVPAPAPAAGS, encoded by the exons ATGTGCGGCGTGCGGCTGTTCTTGTTGCTGGCCCTTTCCTTCGGTATATTGGCACACAACTCCCATGGCCTGTCGCCGGTTATCTTGA TTCCTGGAGATGGTGGTAGTCAGTTGGAAGCAAAATTGAACAAGACATCGGTCATCCACTACATCTGCGCCAAGACATCAGCAGACTACTTCAACATATGGCTGAACCTGGAGTTGCTGGTGCCATTTGTGATAGACTGCTGGGTGGACAACCTGCGGCTGGAGTACGACAACACGACGAGAACCACCCGTAGCCCCTCGGGCGTGGACATCCGCGTGCCCGGCTGGGGCACCACCGAGCCCGTCGAGTGGCTCGACCCTTCGCACGACTCCAGCGGCGCGTACTTCAACACCATCACCGACGCGCTCGTGCAGATGGGCTATGTCAGAAACCATTCGATCCGAGGAGCGCCTTATGACTTCAGAAGAGCACCTA ATGAGAATGGGGAGTTCTTCGTGAAACTGAAGTCACTTGTAGAGGAGGCTTACACTCAGAACAACCAGTCTGCAGTGACGCTGCTGGTGCACAGCATGGGCGGGTCGATGGCGCTGCACTTCCTGCGCGCGCAGCCGCAGGCGTGGAAGGATCGCTACGTGCGCCGCCTCGTGTCGCTCTCCACGCCCTGGGGCGGTGCCGTCAAGGCGCTCAAGGCGTTTGCTATAG GCGACGACCTGGGGTCGCGCGTGCTGCGGGAGAGTGTGATGCGCGCGGAGCAGGTGACGTGTCCGTCGCTGGCCTGGCTGCTGCCGGCGCGGGCGCTCTGGAAGCCCTCGGAGGTGCTCGTGCAGACCGACAAGTACAACTACACCATCAACGACTTCCAGAAGCTCTTCAT TGACATGGAGCTGCCGAACGCGTGGGAGATGCGCAAGGACACGGAGCGGTTCAGCAGCGACTTCAGCGCGCCCGGCGTCGAGCTGCACTGCCTCTACGGGTACAACATCTCCACGGTCGAGCG GTTAGTGTACAAGCCGGGCACGTGGCTGGACGGGTACCCGGCGCTGCAGGCGGGCGACGGCGACGGCACCGTCAACCTGCGCTCGCTGCGCGCCTGCGAGCTGTGGCGCATGCGCAcgcgcggggggcgcggggggcgcggggggcgcgggcggcgccgccCGCCCAACGGCGGCAAGCCCGTCAAGGCGCTGGCGCTGCGCGGCGCCGAGCACCTGCGGATCCTGCACGACGCCCGCGCCGTCGCCTACCTGCGGACGCTGCTGGCGGCGGACACACGGTCGGAACTGGTATACACGCCGCCGGATACCTCGAG GCGAGCGCTCACCGGTGCAGCTTGTCGGCCAGCGGGCGGTGTGCCCGCGCCAGCGCCGGCCGCAGGTAGTTGA